The following DNA comes from Serpentinimonas raichei.
ATGTCCCTAGTCTTGATTCCGCCCGAAGTCTCGGAGCCTGCGGAGGCTTTGTGGTCGGCCTGTGTGCAGCGCCTGGCGCTCGAACTGCCGGCGCAGCAGTTCAACACCTGGATCCGCCCCTTGGCGGCCCAGGTGTCGCAGACGGCCGACTCGGTCACGCTGCTGTTGCCAAGCCGCTTCAAGCTCGACTGCATCCGCACCCAGTACGCTGCCCGCATCGCCGCTGCCTTGCAGGCGGTGGCCGGGCGGCCGGTGGCGCTCGAGCTGGTGCTGGCCAGCCGCCCAAGCGCGCGCGCCACCCTTGGCAAACCAGCGCCGGCCCGTGCCACACCGGCCGACGCGGCGGCGGATGCGCTCGGGCACGATGCCGAGGCTTGGACCATGGAGCCGGCTTCCAGTCCCGTAGCCGCCAGCGCCGCCACGGCCAAGCGGGTTGAGCCGCTGCATCGGCTCAACAGCGGGCTGACTTTTGCCACCTTGGTCGAGGGCACGGCCAACCGCATGGCGCGCGCGGCCGCCATGCACGTGGCGCACCATCCGGGCCAGCTCTACAACCCCTTGTTTATCTATGGTGGCGTGGGCTTGGGCAAAACGCACCTGATGCACGCCATCGGCAACCAGTTGCTGGCGGGGCGCTCAGCGGCCAAGGTGCTCTACGTCCACGCCGAACAGTTTGTGACGGACGTGGTCAAGTCGTACCAGCGCAAAACTTTTGATGAGTTCAAGGCGCGCTACCACTCGTTGGACTTGCTGCTGATCGACGATGTGCAGTTCTTTGCCAACAAAGAGCGCACGCAGGAGGAGTTTTTCAACGCCTTCGAGGCGCTGCTGGCCAAAAAAAGCCACATCGTCATGACCAGCGACACCTACCCCAAGGGGCTGGCCGACATCCACGAGCGGCTGGTGTCGCGCTTCGATGCCGGCCTGACGGTGGCCATCGAGCCGCCCGAGCTCGAAATGCGGGTGGCCATTCTGATCAGCAAGGCCGAGGCCGAAGCGGCGGCGTTGCCCGAGGATGTGGCCTTTTTCGTGGCCAAGAACGTGCGCTCCAACGTGCGCGAGCTCGAAGGGGCGCTGCGCAAAATTCTGGCCTACTCGCGCTTCAACCACAAAGAGATTTCGATCGCGTTGGCGCGCGAGGCGCTGCGCGACTTGCTCAGCATCCAGAACCGCCAGATCTCGGTCGAGAACATTCAGAAAACGGTGGCCGACTTTTACAAGATCAAGGTCGCCGACATGTACTCGCGCAAGCGGCCTGCCAACATCGCACGGCCACGCCAGATCGCCATGTTTCTGGCCAAGGAGCTGACGCAAAAGAGCCTGCCCGAAATCGGTGAGCTGTTTGGCGGGCGCGACCACACCACGGTGCTGCACGCGGTGCGCAAGATCGCCGCCGAGCGCCAGACCCTGAGCGAGCTCAACCAGCAGTTGCACGTGCTGGAGCAAACCCTCAAGGGCTAAACCCTTACCAAGGCCCACCGATGCCCAGCGCCGTGCCCTTTAAACCTGCAACAATTCAGCCGATGGCCTGTGGCCGGCTGCCTGAGCCGCCGCACGGCTTCACCCTTTAACTGAACTCGAACCGAAAGCCCGCCCATGATCGTTGTGCAATCGACCCAAGACAAGCTGTTGGCCGCCCTGCAGGCGGTGTCGGGCATTGTGGAGCGCCGCCACACCATGCCGGTGCTGGCCAATGTGCTGCTGCGCAAAGTCGGGGGCTTGGTGGAGCTGACCACCAGCGACCTCGAAATCCAGATTCGCACCCAGGCCGAGCTTGGGGGCGACGAGGGCGCCTTTGCCACCACGGTGGGCGCGCGCAAGCTGATCGACATTTTGCGCACCCTGCCGGCCGAACAAAAAGTCACGCTGGAGGCGCAGCAGTCCAAACTCATCCTAAAGGGCGGCAAATCACGCTTCACGCTGCAAACCCTGCCCGCCGAAGATTTTCCGCTGGTGCAGCAGGCCCCCAGCTTCGGCCCAACCTTCAGCGTGCCGCAAAAGGTGTTCAAGAGCTTGCTGGGCCAAGTCTCCTTTGCCATGGCGGTGCAAGACATCCGCTTCTACTTGAATGGCATTTTGTTCGTCGCCGAAGGCAAGACCCTGAGTCTGGTGGCCACCGACGGGCACCGGTTGGCCTTCTCCAGCGCCGCGCTCGAGGTCGAGGTGCCCAAACAAGAGGTGATCCTCCCACGCAAGACGGTGCTGGAGTTGCAGCGGCTGCTGTCGCAGGCCGAGGGCGAAGTCGAACTGCAATTTGCCTCCAACCAAGCCCGCTTCAGCTTTGGCGGCCTAGAGTTCATCAGCAAGCTGGTGGAGGGCAAGTTCCCGGACTACCACCGCGTCATCCCGCGCCAGCACCCGCACGTGCTGTTGCTGGGTCGCCAGCCGCTGCTGGCCGCGCTGCAACGCGCCGCCCTCATGACCAGCGACAAGTTCAAGGGTGTGCGCCTAAGCCTGGAGCCCGGTGTGTTGCGGCTGGTGGCGCACAACGCCGAGCAGGAAGAGGCGCTGGACGAGCTCGACATCGAGTACCAGGGGCCCATGATCGAGATGGGCTTCAACGTCACCTACCTGATCGAGGGCTTGAGCAACATGGGCCAGGAGATGGTGCGCTTGGAGCTGGCCGATAACAACGCCTCGGCGCTGTTGACCATTCCCGAACACGAGAGCTACAAATACGTGGTGATGCCGATGCGCATCTGAGCCCCACGCCGCCGGCTGCGCTTGCTGCGCCTTTTGACCCCCAGCGCCCGCCTTTGTGCGGGCGGTGCGTTTGATGAGAGTTGTGATCCATGAATTCCGAATTCCCCGCCTCCCTGCCGGATTCCGCTGAGCCGCCGTCGGTCGCCAGTGCCGCCGCCAGCGCCGCTGCCGCCAGTGCCGCCGTCAGTGCAGCCTATGGCGAGGGCTCGATCCAGATCCTCGAAGGGCTGGAGGCGGTGCGCAAGCGCCCGGGCATGTACATTGGCGACACCTCGGATGGCACCGGGCTGCACCACCTGGTGTTCGAGGTGGTGGACAACTCGATCGACGAGGCGCTGGCGGGTTATTGCGACGACATCGTCGTCACCATCCACAGCGACAACTCCATCAGCGTGACCGACAACGGGCGCGGCATCCCGACCGGGGTGAAGATGGACGACAAGCACGAGCCCAAGCGCAGC
Coding sequences within:
- the dnaA gene encoding chromosomal replication initiator protein DnaA; translated protein: MSLVLIPPEVSEPAEALWSACVQRLALELPAQQFNTWIRPLAAQVSQTADSVTLLLPSRFKLDCIRTQYAARIAAALQAVAGRPVALELVLASRPSARATLGKPAPARATPADAAADALGHDAEAWTMEPASSPVAASAATAKRVEPLHRLNSGLTFATLVEGTANRMARAAAMHVAHHPGQLYNPLFIYGGVGLGKTHLMHAIGNQLLAGRSAAKVLYVHAEQFVTDVVKSYQRKTFDEFKARYHSLDLLLIDDVQFFANKERTQEEFFNAFEALLAKKSHIVMTSDTYPKGLADIHERLVSRFDAGLTVAIEPPELEMRVAILISKAEAEAAALPEDVAFFVAKNVRSNVRELEGALRKILAYSRFNHKEISIALAREALRDLLSIQNRQISVENIQKTVADFYKIKVADMYSRKRPANIARPRQIAMFLAKELTQKSLPEIGELFGGRDHTTVLHAVRKIAAERQTLSELNQQLHVLEQTLKG
- the dnaN gene encoding DNA polymerase III subunit beta produces the protein MIVVQSTQDKLLAALQAVSGIVERRHTMPVLANVLLRKVGGLVELTTSDLEIQIRTQAELGGDEGAFATTVGARKLIDILRTLPAEQKVTLEAQQSKLILKGGKSRFTLQTLPAEDFPLVQQAPSFGPTFSVPQKVFKSLLGQVSFAMAVQDIRFYLNGILFVAEGKTLSLVATDGHRLAFSSAALEVEVPKQEVILPRKTVLELQRLLSQAEGEVELQFASNQARFSFGGLEFISKLVEGKFPDYHRVIPRQHPHVLLLGRQPLLAALQRAALMTSDKFKGVRLSLEPGVLRLVAHNAEQEEALDELDIEYQGPMIEMGFNVTYLIEGLSNMGQEMVRLELADNNASALLTIPEHESYKYVVMPMRI